In Dryobates pubescens isolate bDryPub1 chromosome 16, bDryPub1.pri, whole genome shotgun sequence, the sequence GAGATGCTAAACATTTCCTGTCTGTTGAGCTTCTACAGAAAGGTGCAGTGATCCAGCATCCTGCCAAGGAAGTCTGAACGTCCCCAAGCCTACAGCACTGGCtggaaaacacaaaaccagctcTCCCTGTGGAAAGCTGCTCCTGTAACTCAAATGAAACATGCAGACTTTCACAGCCTGCATTACCCAAAAAGGAACCACCCAAATGCATCCAACCCAAGCATGCACTCCCTCCTGACAATGAAGGCTAAATCCAGCCAATGAAATCTCATGAAGCCATTTTCACTGGGCCTATTCCTGCAGACTTTGTGATTCCAGCTCCTCACAGTGCCTAGCTCGTCAGACCTGCCTGTGCTTTGCACAGCCTGCTGTCCCAGCTGACAGACTCCCCACTCCTACAGCACAGCAAGATTCTCTGCTGCTTGCAACTGCAGCTGAAAACTCCACCAAAATGGGTTAGAAGAACTCTGTTCACAGCTCCAAAGTCAAGATGGAAGAGGTCAAGCATCACTCTCAGTGAAGTCTCTGGTTTGTGGGCACCgtggcagcagccagagagcaCAGGTAcctgttttctgctttcctgttctTGCTGGGACTGGAGGAGCGAgacctcctgcctctgctgcggCTCCTGGAGCGCCTCCTCTCGCGGCTGCGGGACCTCCTCCTCTCTCGGCTccgctccctctccctgctgcggGAACGCCTGGCACAGACAGCAGGGTGCTGGCTtagcagctgggcacagctcaggcgGCCTGCTGCCGGGGAACAGGCTGCggcacacagctgccaggagcagcagcccggCAGCACGACCCCCAGGGCGCAGCAGGGTCCTCGCCCCGCGGAGCGCCGGGCTCAGGCCTACCTTTGGCGCTTCCTGTCGCGGGACCGAGACCTCCTCTTGTCCCTGCTGCGGGACCTGTCGCGCCGGCGGTCGcgctccctgctcctggagcGCCGGTCCTCTCGCTTGCCTCTCTTGTCGGACGGCGAGCGGCTGCGAGAGCGGCTGCCCGAGCGGCCCCGCGAGGCTGAGCGCTTCCGGTAGTGCCTGCGGCAGAGGCACGGGGCGCTgagcaccggcaccggcacggCCGGCAGCTCGGCCGCAGCAGGCCGGCCACGGGCGGGCAGGTCCGAAGGGGTTATTCGCCCGAATGCGCTGCACTCCGCACAGTTGCCAGCACCCTAAGCGCCTCGTCAGCCGAGGGTGCTGAAACCAGAGGCACTGCCTGGCCAGAGCgctgctctgctttcacagccctgctgggagcacacCAGCAGCCCACTCTAACAGCAGCagtcctgctcagcagcacagctgtcaAACTGCAACTGAAGAAACCTCACATCCTAAGGGACAAGGCAGTGGTCACCACTGACACCAGAAGACACTCCCTAACATCATCCAACTCGACAAGAGAAGCTTGGGGGGGTTAGCAATGCTGCAGGGGATGTGTGATGGAGATGGGAGGCTGTTTTTCTCCCCTCATTAATGCCCTCTTAAGCTAATCACACTTTGGGAGAGAGCAGGGCTAGGAATTCCCTAGCACATTTTTCAGCTGTGTACCTCAGTGGGGAACCTCAGCTGTGACcatctgcttttcctcctgttctggaTTTCCACTCACCACACCAGAACAATTCCCTTGCTCATCCTCCTGCGGCTCACAGCCTGCAGACCCTTTCCTGgcaagcccagcagccaggtCTGAGAAGCAGGAAGCAGACAAGGCAAGACCTCAAGCTATGCCACGACAGCACTGGCAAAGCGGGGAGCTGCTTCAAAGCCCAAGAGGCGTGAGCAGTTCCCAAGCATCTGCCAGCACAGGCGCGACCCCAGGCACACAAAGGACGGGGCCGCATCACTGCCGAGGGGGCTGCAACAGCTCATGGAGCGCTTGCACCAGCTGCGAGGGGGCAGGAGGCGcaagcccccagcagcttcaACCTGACAAGCAAAAATGCCGAGTTCAGGTTAAGAAAAGCCCGTCGCGACACCGCTATTGCTATAGAGCAAGGCGGCAAAGGCCCGCCGGGCTCAGGGAGGCTCGGGGGGTCGTACCCGTTAGCCCCGGCACCCCAAGCCAAGCGCCGCGCCCCCCGCGCCGAGCCTGACCGCGCCTCGGGGCCCGGATTCACGGCGGCTCCGCGGAGCGGCAGAGGGGAGCCGGGCAGCCCCCGCGGGGCGCTCCTCGCCGCGCGGCCCGCCGGGGCCCTAAAGCCCGGCGCTGAGCCCCGAGCCACCCGCTCCTGGGCCGGGCCCGGGCCTGCCGCGGCGGCCCGCCGCTGCCCTTTGTTCTCCTCACACCGCCGCTCGCACCGCTGGCAGAGCCAGCCGCGAGCTCCGCTGCGCGCCAGCCTGCCCACGGCAGCCACGACGTCCCCGCTGCCCTCACCTGGACTCCCGACccatggcggcggcggcggcggcgcggtgCCTGCGCTAGACGGCGGCAGCCATTCCGCGCCCCAGCGCCCGGGACGAGCTGCGCGGCGGGAAGCTGCCGCCCCCCGCTTCCGCCTGCCCTCCCGGCACGGCGCCGCCTAGCGGCCGGAGGTCGCAGCGCCAGGACGAGAGCGGAGGCCCCACAAGGGGGAGCCGCACACCACGCCGCCCATCGCTACCCCCGGCAAAGCCCCcgagcctgccccagccctgcccctccatGAGCCAGGGCAAATCGCGAGGCAGCGAGTAACAGAGAGGCTTTTGCTAGAGCACATGCGCCAGGACGCCAGTTAAAATGGGCAAGAGCAGTCGTTTTTCCAGGGAAGGTGAAGAGTCCTTTCTCTTAAGCCCCTCCTGGCACCGTGCCTGCCCacccaggggcagggagagctcctccagcccatccTGAGGTCACTGGACAAAACCCAGGCCTTTACAGGCTGAAGAGTTCCAGGAGAGGTCTCTTCAGCTTTCTTCCACCACCTGAGAAGAGCACTCTCTGCAGGACGGTGCGAGGGGCTGAATGGCTGTGTGGCAGCTGGGTCACCTCCCTTCCTGCTATTTAGCTGATTAGCATGAACATTTTTATGCTGAAGATTAAAAAGGTCTCTGATTTTTGCAGGTGTTAGCATACAGTATTTATGTAATTTATTTGTATGACCTTTGGGGATATAAATAGAGTCAGAACAAGTGTAGCTCCCCAGCAAACTGCCCAATACAAACACTCTTGGAGCCAGGGTTGGTGCTGATAGACCTACGTCAGAatcttctgcagcccagccctggccgcCTCTAACACGACAGCTGTTAAAATAACACGAGGAAATAACCACTACAAAGACAAAATCCTGTCAGATGAAAACAAGCTCCCTGCTTCCATGCCACAAACAAGCAGCTACCCAGCCtgggaggcaggaaggcagcactGGAATCGTGGCAGGAAGCTTTCGCAGGAACATTCAGCGTGAAGCTCTTTGAACAGGCATCACTGAACGCTTCTGCTCCCCCTGGCCCTGAAAAAGCCTGCAGACAAACACCAAGAGAAGTTTCTCTCTGCTAATGAGAGGCCTTGGCCTAGATCACCTGACAGTCCAGATTCCAAACAGAAAGCTGCAAGGTGAAGCTAACACCAAATGTAACTTCAGTGGCCACTTCACAGACTAAGGGCATTGAAGCCCTCTGCAATGACAATTCCTCCCTCCCAGGTGCAGAATTCCTAGGAGTCTGACAAGAGCAGTCACAGGCTTGTGACTCCATCCAGCAACAGGATTCATCTGTGCTAGACTGCACCTCCCTGTCTGGGCAGCCATGGGATGCCAAATGTCCTTCTCCCTCCGTACCTAGAGCATgcactgggttgggttggaagggacctttgaagctcatccagtccaagcccctgcactcagcagggacagctgcacctacagcaggttgctcagagccccaaccaacctgacctgctgttccagggatgggtcagctcccacctctctggatgTCTTCAAGCAAGAGTCAACTCCAAGCCACTATGCTCTGTTTCACTGTCACTTGCAGCATAGGAGATGTAAACAGGAATGGCTGCTGTGGTTTACTGGCAGCTCCTGAAGCACACCAAAACACACCAACAGCCCTGctcagagagtgctggagcactccacagctcctccctctgcagtTAGATCCTGTTTCCATGCAAGTGTCTGGCAATAAGAGACAACTGCAGACATGAACGCCATAGTAGTTTGCTTTGCCACCCAGCATGGAGCTAGAAAAGCTCCTAGTTCCCTTGAAGCTTTACATATGCCAGAGGAAACATTTGATACTGCTGGTTGCCAACACACACAACTCTCCCCCCATGAAATGAGCAGCTACATAACAAAAGGCATCAGAATGGTTGCTGTGTGTAGCTCACATGAGAGCTCCACGGGGCTCAGGCTGCTGGACACTCCCCAGCGGGTGAGATTCACCATGTTgtttcctcctgcttcccagccagTGACATCCAGAAGCAACAGGGCTTGTTTGCTGGGCTTTGCTTAGCTGCTTTGCACTATAATCATCACAAGCACAAGTAATGCATGTTTCACCAGCCTtctcctgaagcagcagcttggttCCACGCTCTGGATCTGGACAAGAGGATAAAAGGATTTCTTTTATTGAGAGATTTCTTAAGAAAGGGCAACACCACAGAATGAGCAGCTCCTGTCAGCTACAGTCACTCTGGAGCTATGGCCACACACACAGATGGTGCTGCTAAAAGGAATTCTCTTTGTTCTCACTGAAGAGAACAGTTTGAAGAATGTTTATGAAGGAGGCTGAAACAGCATCACCTAACTAAACCAAACAAGTCATCCACTGACACATCTTAGTCTTCACATTTGCAATAGACAGACACAGCATTTAAATAAACAGAACCAACACAGCTGAGCCTGGGACCCTGCTCACCCTTTCCCAGCAGGCCTGGATTTAAGGCTCCTCTCAAGCATTCCACCAGGCAAAGGGTTTTAATGAAGGTTTAAATCTGTCTGCACAGCCAGACATGAAAGGAATATGGTCCAGAAAGCTTTAGTGCAGCTACTGGGTTGAGCTCTACAGCCCTCAGGGTGCTTCAGAACCAAAAACCAGAACCAGTTCATGGCAAAAGATGAAGGTGAAGAAGTAGACACAGAGGTCTGTGAAAACGTCTCCCATTTTGCTGTAGGTGTCCATGGAGCGACTGATCACCTCTGCAGGGAtcccagacagcagcagagcagcagtcagCACGGTGGTTTTCACCTTCTTCTCACACTGAGGGACAGAAAAGCCAAACAGCAGCATTAGCTTCACCCTTTGGTACAATCCAGTCCTGCTTTACAGGTCACAGAGGTGCCCACATCACAGAGCCAGGCACACTCTGGACACGTTGGTAGCAGCAGCTTTGGACTGATCCCAGCCATGCTCCAGGATCCACAACACCCCTCCCAGCCACAGATGCAAGCTGTGAAGGATgcagtggagctgagggagaggctggccagcagcagatcAAACCCAGCACAGACACTGTGGCCACTTCCTGCAGGCTATAAAGCAGGCTGCACAGTGTTAGTGGGGAGAGACCCAGACAGGGGCAGACTGGGTTTAAGGAGCCAGGCCAGGCCTGTCCCCTGGTGGCACAGGATCCACCTCATCACACTGCTCAGCAAAAAAGCTTCCTAACATGGAAAATGCTTTAGAATTGAAACCCaactgtttcttcttctttttagtATGACTCCACCTGGCAATTCTATCCTCTGAAGTGCCCCGAAGCCCTTTTCAAAGCCATTCTCCTGCCCTTAAGATGAGGAATCTCGAGTCAGGTACACAGGAAAAGGTGACAGTGGCTGCAGATGTCAGTGGTTTGACAATACCTGCTGGATAGCTTGATTTAATCCAACCTAAATTAAGCTGTCAAGAACCCTTCTAGGTTTCAGGAGGGAAAACtgaaggctggtgaggaggttgATCTCATCTGGGTGTAACTACAGCACCAGCAAATCACTGAGAGGAGCCAGCTCTTGAAATCCTGAACTGGAGAGCTGATTTAAAGGCAGCAGAAACAAGATCAAAAAGACCTAGTGCCAGTCTAAGGCtaatgctgctgttctgcactGTGATACCTCAGTTTAAAATGACTACCATGAAGTTTTGTCTTCCATGGTAGCTACAAAACAACTGCTGATTTATTCTGCTTTGCTACAGGTGATCTATTATTCCTTTTAAAATGCAGATTTCCCCTTTCATCTGTGAATGGAGCATCCCTCAGTTCTGCTTTGCACTGACACAATCACCAGCCAAGCAAGCCCTTCACCACAGTTAGCTGGTGTAAGTCTCCACAGCCAGTGACAGGGCAAATCTTGCTAATAAGAAGCAAGTTTCCCCCAGAAATAAAGGCCTCCTTTCAGCTGCCATTCAGACTGAGACTAGCAATAGGATGCAGAGCCCTTGAAACCCCAAGATCATCTCCTTGTTTAAACACTCTCCCAAATTCCATCCAGGTATCTCATGCAGAACAGCTGCTGAGAGAACAGACAGCAACCACAGAAGGGCAAGCTCTAGgaggaaagcaaaagctttCTAAAGACATGAAAGAGCTCTCCTGGGCAGATGCCTTCCACCAGCTAAGCAAGCTGCCAGTTCACACTCTCACAGCAACTTCAGATTTGGACTAAATCTGGGCAGACTGTAAGGCAGTATGAACCATCAGCATTTGGCACCTACAGCTTAAGCCAAGGGGGGGCTACTCCACCTGCACGGGGCCTGAACCAGCACAAGCTTCCAGTTTAGAATACTTCAAATTCATCTgatttgggggaaaaagaataaaaataagcaCTTACCTTTGGAAAGTACTTGGAGAGCCCCATGTAAGCAAGTTGTAGAGTAAGAAAGGGTGCAAATATTGactgagggaaaagaaaagagtggAAAGTTAGCTTGGCTAAAGGAAGAGCTAACAAAGCCCACACAATGCTTCCCAAGCCACCAGGGCAAACCAGCTGGGCAAGAGAATAATGTATGGACAAGAGCAGCAATGCTCTTGAACAGCACAAACCTCAGCAGGCAAGCCTCACCCACCACCGCTGGAGCCtaacctgcagcaggggcagcagcacccagcagcgtGCACAGAGGAGGCAGTGGTCCAGGAGgcggcagcctgtgcccaccgCCGCCTCAGTGCCACACACTGGCCGACACTTGAGCAGATCCTACTCATGGCTCAGTCTGCTGAGACAagctgttcctcatcctgggccagctgctgtgctctagGCTCCAGACCAGAAGGGTGGCTGAGCCGGGAGCACACGGGCCACGTGCCCCTGCTCCTCAGgcgctgcagggcagaggcgcTGCTCCCAGCGGCACAGATCCACCCCGGCAGGTTACAGGGACCTCGTTCGGCCtttgcacagctgctggaagcctcaGGGGTGCCTGAAGCCCAACCTCAGTCGCTTCTGATAGACTTCAGGCCTAGACAAAGGTCCTTCCCCGTCAGCACACGGCCTGTGTGCGTCCCTGAACTCACCAGGTACTTGCAGACGAACGCCCTGACGGCGACGGCCAGCAGGGCGCATCCCACCAGCCGGAAAACGCGGAACGAGTCGAACTCCTCTGCAGCGTTCCCGTTCTCCTGGCTCGGCTTCTCGTGCATCAGCTGGTTCCTCAGCTTCAGGGCTTCATCGAACCTGGACAAGTACTGCTCCAAGCCGTGCCTAGGGGGCCGCGGGGCCGCCTCAGACGGCAGGTCCCCCCTGCCGCGGGGCCGGAGCTCGCCCGGCCCCTCGCTGCCCAGCTCCGGGGCTTTACCGAACAAGTCCTTCTCCCCTCTGAGGTCCAGCACGCCCCCGGCGTGCTCGGCTGCGCCTGCCCCGGGGCAGACAGAATCCCCGAGCACAATTCGCTTGGAAACagaagggatgggaagggagtTCGATTTCTCCTGTTCCAGCGGCAGCTTGGATTCCGTGTGACTTTCatcacctggagcagagaggaaaatccagagctgtgcacagccgGCGTGGGCAGCAACACTACAGCCACTGCGGGCTGCGCTGCTGGGCTGATGtctgccccctgcactcagcaccggcgaggccacaccttaagtacggggttcagtttgggggccCTCGCTACAGGACAGACACTGAGGAGCCAGAGGGATACCGAAAGGGACAACGAAGCTGCAgaaaggtctggagagcagggctggtgaggagcagccgagggaactggggctgttcagtctggagaagtggggctgaggggagacctcattctctacagctccctgaaaggaggctggagccaggtgggggttggtctcttctccctgctaacAAGCAGCCTCAAGTtacatcaggggaggtttaggttgaatattacaagaaacttcttccctgcaagggttcTCATCTGCCATCCCTGGCTACAGGCTGTCCCTTTGAAAaagccaggagctcagctgtACTCAACCTGCTGCTGTATCAGAGGAAAGGTCTGCACCCAGACTGAGGTTACACCACAAATGATGACAACACAAAGGGGAGAGGCACAGCATGGACCAGGCTAAAACATTCATCGGCTTCACCTAAACTATGTTTCAATGCAGCTGGGTTCAGCACACTCCTGGCTCCCTTCCACCACTCCACAAAGAACCCTCCCCGAACCGCATCCTTTGCACTGCAGGGCACAACAAACACAGGGCAGCAAGCTGGGCAGTGTGGGTCAGgcaaagctgccctgcagcagcagagatgagaaCGTTGGACTTCCCTAAGCAGCTCCACTGCGTGTACAGGAAGCAAGATGCTCAAAATACATGGAGCAACACAAAAACCGGACGATTTACAGCAAGCCACAGAGCAGCATCACAGACTGAGAAGGGAGCTGGCAATAGAAACGTTCTCTGCTGTCAGAGGCAACGCAGCGTTAACCCTCTGTGCTAAACCTGAAGACCCCATCTTACAGCAGGAGGTGACAGCAGGAACGCAAACCTGACCAAGCAGCATGCAGACAGCTCTGGTCCTAGCGAAGAAGAGCCAACCTTTCAGCATTAAAGCAGAACACTCGTGGCTGTGGGCACCCTTGCAAACAGAAATCCCAGAACTGTTTCCTAAGACACTCACGGGGCAGAACTCTAAACGACCTTGCCACTCCGCAAGAGAGCTGCGcgtcccccaccaccacccagcgACTGCTGCCGTGCGGAGACACAGCTCCGGCAGCCAGCCGCCGCGCAACGGGCGGCGGGGGAGGCTCAGCGCCGCCCCAAAGCCACCGCCGCGCCACGACAGCCTGCCCGCCGATGAGGACAGCCACGGCCGCGACCCGCGCGGGCACGGCCCTGCTGGCAGCGGCATTTCACCCGCGGCTCTCCCGAGGCCCGCGGAAGGTCGCGCCGCCCTCCGCGCATCCCTGAAGCGACTGCCCGCACTCGGGGGCCGACCCCCGGCCCATCAGGGGAATACGGGGAGCGGCGACAGCAGGAGGCCGCAGCCAGACCCCACCGGCAGCCCCGCAGCCGGGAGCCCTCACAGCGCTGCGGCAGCCCCGCCGCCACCCAGCCCGGGGCTCACCCTTGCCCGCCGCGGGGCGGTGGAAGCCCATGATGCGATTGATTCGCTCCTCCGAGTTCATCAGGAGCTTCCTCCGCCGCAGCTCGGCTCGGCGCTGGGAGGCCGAGAGCCCGGCGGGGAGCCCCGAGGGGGCAGAGTTCGCCCCCACGCCGTCGCCGTTCTCCATGGCCGGCAGAAAGGGCCGCGGCGTTACCTCAGCGCCGCACAATGGGGCCGCCCCACCTCGGCGCGCAGGCGCCAGTGCCGCCCGCCGCCAGCCGGCGAAGCGAGCGCCGCCATTTTGAGTAAGGGCAGCAGGCCAGCTGCACAGGGGACACGAAGGGAGCACGGCGCCTCCCGGCGCTACGGCGCCCGCACTAAAGATGGCCGCTCGGGCCTCGGAAGTGACGTCAAGGTGATGGTGGCGCAgcacaggaagaggaagaggggcGATGGCCGCGGGCAGAGCTACCTGTGGAGGCCCGAGGCGGCAGCGGGAACACCCGCCCGACAGCTTCAGGGGAAGGGGCTTGGCATGGCTGCAGGAATAGCAAACCAGCAGCGACGTGACCGCCCGCTCCGCCTGGGACCAGCTCGGGTGAGCCTGGCGAAGCCACCCTGCGCTCGGTGCGGGGATGGCTCGGGCTGGCATTAGGCACAGTACTGCAAAGGCTTCCCCGGGAGGGTGgcgaggcactggagcaggttgctcctggaagctgtggaggctccaagcctggcagcgttccaagccaggctggatggggccttcagcagcctggcctAGGAGGAGTTCCACCCCAGGGAGGGTGGAACTAGAAGTCTTTAAATTTTCCCAACCCacatggctctgtgattctatggtgacAGTTCGCTTCCTGTACAGAGAGATGAAAGCAGTGTTCTGTGTGGAAGCATAAGCACTGGAACGCAAGAACATTCACACCTGTAACCATAACACAGCATTTACCCCACGCTGTAGCTGCAAAGGTCAAACTGTCATCAGAGATACTCACAGGGCTCAGCTGACAAAGCTGTTCGACTTCCAGCAATGTTTAAAGGacaaagcacaagccctgctgtgctcctcAGGCAGGATGGATCCATGCTGAGGGAGAGCACAGGGCTAAGCTTTGAGGTTTTTAGCTGGAAGAGCTTTGAGTGGTGCATCGAGGAAGTCCCTTGGTcagctctggacacactccaaatGAGGGAGGAGACTGTGCCAATGAGTGGGGTGCCAGCAAACATGTTCATGTTTTAATGCATGCATGAAAGGGATACACAACACAGGGAAATGCTCCTAGGGGACTGCTGGGCAGTTCAGGCCAGCTTCCCAAATGGTATTCCCAGTGTAGTGTCCTGACACTGCTGTTCatgcagcaagcagctgcaggagtgaCTGTGCACAGAGGACAAGCCCCAGGGGAAGAAGGTGCTCCAAAGGAGTCCAGACCTACTGTAGCACTGTTAAACAGGGAGCATCTCTGGTTCTCTCTAGCCAGATAAAATTGAGCTAATATTCGTATTTCTGTGCAATGAAAGGTCTATTATATTtcttgtgtggaaaaaaaaaggggtaaaACTGGACCACAGTGTTCTTCCCTTAGCTAAACATTCACAGAGCTAACAGAGCAAAAGCACCTGAAGGTCGCTGCAGCTGCAGACGGTGATGTGGATACTCTCCATCAACACTTCCACAGCCTCAACAATGAGCCACTCACAGACTGTGCCACAGGAGCTTCATTGACCCTGAATGGCTTCAAGAGCCTGAATGTGGAGTTCAAAGACCAGTAAACAAGTTTTCAAACCAGTCCTAGGATGGCTGCCCACTGCCACAGCCAGAAAGGTgcaatcagcaacagcagggcaAAACCTTTGTGCTGACAAGCCCAGTTCCTGCCTCTGTGAAGCAGCTGAGAAATTCTGTATTAAGCCCCCTAAAGCCAGAGCTCAAAGTGATGAGCTTCTGGAGTACCTCGGGGGtgatgagccagcagcagcactgggggcagcTCATAAGAAATCTGCCAGGCCTAGGATGGAATGGCTTCTACAGAAGGGCACTGAAGGAACAGGGTGTGAAATGAAGACACAGGATCAGCTACAATAAACCTGATCACCAGCCTGGGAGCACTGCTGAAGGCTGAATCCCTGCCAGTGGCAGCTGGCTCTGGAGAGCACCTGGCACGTGGCTGGGAAGCACACGCTgggtgcagcactgctgtgggctcACTGGAAGAGCAAAGCCCAGGGCAGGAGTGAGTAACGATGCTGAGTGCCAGAGATGCT encodes:
- the CAMLG gene encoding guided entry of tail-anchored proteins factor CAMLG gives rise to the protein MENGDGVGANSAPSGLPAGLSASQRRAELRRRKLLMNSEERINRIMGFHRPAAGKGDESHTESKLPLEQEKSNSLPIPSVSKRIVLGDSVCPGAGAAEHAGGVLDLRGEKDLFGKAPELGSEGPGELRPRGRGDLPSEAAPRPPRHGLEQYLSRFDEALKLRNQLMHEKPSQENGNAAEEFDSFRVFRLVGCALLAVAVRAFVCKYLSIFAPFLTLQLAYMGLSKYFPKCEKKVKTTVLTAALLLSGIPAEVISRSMDTYSKMGDVFTDLCVYFFTFIFCHELVLVFGSEAP